In the Flagellimonas sp. MMG031 genome, one interval contains:
- a CDS encoding T9SS type B sorting domain-containing protein, whose amino-acid sequence MSVNSADDADFVQNDSLFFDNLQGGETYVVFVRDANGCQTNVVAEIGVGVDIVAEPFVEYGCEGIFPNSTVTVNIADGSQLPNLLFALDVEDIQQATAQRTFGDLPAGMHTVYIYHANGCVTFVEFEIEAYEPLTLEATKTGPDEITAIATGGFGDYEYFFQGESFGEVNTFNVTQDSNISIRVRDRNGCEATLVMPFNFEGMPEMPNFFTPDGDNLNDFWYPENREYFPFIDVIIYDRYGRVVARLDQVKKWDGNYDGKPLPTGDYWYVVNANDSENQQFVGHFTLYRE is encoded by the coding sequence ATGAGTGTTAATTCTGCCGATGACGCTGATTTTGTGCAGAACGACAGCCTATTCTTCGATAATCTCCAAGGAGGTGAAACCTACGTAGTATTTGTGCGTGATGCCAATGGATGCCAAACCAATGTGGTTGCAGAAATCGGGGTTGGTGTGGATATAGTCGCTGAACCCTTCGTAGAGTACGGTTGTGAAGGGATTTTCCCAAATAGTACGGTTACGGTAAACATTGCAGATGGTTCCCAATTACCAAATCTCTTGTTTGCATTGGATGTAGAAGATATTCAACAAGCAACGGCCCAAAGAACTTTTGGGGATTTGCCAGCAGGAATGCATACGGTCTATATTTACCACGCCAACGGATGCGTCACCTTTGTCGAATTTGAAATAGAGGCCTACGAACCCTTGACTTTGGAAGCGACCAAGACGGGTCCGGATGAGATTACAGCTATAGCAACAGGAGGGTTTGGAGATTACGAATACTTCTTCCAAGGGGAATCTTTTGGAGAAGTGAATACCTTCAATGTAACCCAGGACTCTAATATCAGTATTCGGGTTCGCGACCGAAATGGATGTGAGGCCACCTTGGTTATGCCGTTCAATTTTGAAGGCATGCCCGAAATGCCAAATTTCTTCACACCCGATGGGGATAACTTGAACGACTTCTGGTATCCCGAGAACAGGGAGTACTTCCCCTTTATCGACGTAATCATTTATGATCGCTATGGTAGGGTAGTGGCCCGACTTGATCAGGTGAAGAAATGGGACGGAAACTACGATGGTAAACCATTGCCTACGGGAGATTATTGGTACGTGGTAAATGCCAACGATAGTGAGAACCAGCAATTTGTGGGACACTTTACCTTGTACCGGGAATAG
- a CDS encoding nucleotidyl transferase AbiEii/AbiGii toxin family protein, with protein sequence MSDFIDLTDEQKTRIFTQTGVRANLPAFAIEKDWWVTEMLGIVFSLPYAEALVFKGGTSLSKGYDLINRFSEDIDLAIDRAFFDMDGELSRSQIKKLRKKSAKFISTELLADISKAIEKSELPISSIGIEPFEDSDTDPLRIYVTYDPLTKQSDYLRPRVLLEISCRSLREPCENVPIRSIIDREFESADFANPTFDVRTVEPQRTFLEKIFLLHEEWQKNNIRVDRLSRHLYDLERLMDTEHAIKAFKDKELFYHIVQHRSTFSPLKGIDYANHKPSLIQIVPPDKVIADYENDYYVMQENMFVGESKAWDVMLKRLTQLQKRIRGLDW encoded by the coding sequence ATGAGTGATTTTATAGACCTTACCGATGAACAGAAAACAAGAATATTTACCCAGACTGGTGTAAGGGCAAATCTTCCAGCATTTGCAATAGAAAAAGATTGGTGGGTAACCGAAATGCTTGGAATAGTTTTTTCCTTGCCGTATGCAGAAGCCTTGGTGTTCAAAGGTGGCACTTCATTAAGCAAAGGCTATGATTTGATAAATCGATTTTCAGAAGACATAGACTTGGCCATAGACCGTGCTTTTTTTGATATGGATGGGGAATTGTCCCGTTCGCAAATAAAGAAACTAAGAAAGAAAAGTGCCAAGTTTATAAGCACAGAGCTACTGGCCGATATATCAAAAGCGATTGAGAAAAGTGAGTTGCCCATTTCTTCGATAGGTATTGAACCTTTTGAGGATTCTGATACAGACCCATTGCGGATTTATGTGACTTATGACCCATTGACAAAACAAAGTGATTATCTAAGACCAAGGGTACTTTTAGAAATCAGTTGTAGGTCGCTTCGTGAACCCTGTGAGAATGTCCCTATACGTTCCATAATTGATAGAGAATTTGAATCGGCGGATTTTGCAAATCCAACTTTCGATGTGCGAACTGTTGAACCGCAAAGAACATTTTTAGAAAAAATCTTCCTACTGCACGAAGAATGGCAAAAAAACAATATCAGAGTAGATAGATTAAGCAGGCATCTTTACGATTTAGAACGTTTAATGGATACTGAACACGCAATAAAGGCCTTTAAAGACAAAGAATTATTTTATCACATCGTACAGCACAGAAGCACTTTCTCACCATTAAAAGGTATAGATTACGCCAATCACAAACCAAGCTTGATTCAAATAGTCCCGCCTGATAAAGTAATTGCAGATTATGAAAATGATTATTATGTGATGCAAGAGAATATGTTTGTTGGCGAATCGAAAGCTTGGGATGTTATGCTAAAACGGCTAACACAGTTACAAAAAAGAATAAGGGGATTGGATTGGTGA
- a CDS encoding XRE family transcriptional regulator — protein sequence MELGKRIKQLRQNAGLSQQEFADYTGFSVSYIQKFEEGKREMKTNHLIRFSKVLKLKPFDIINTESTNLEYRPGDKSAFSMTNIEYREKQESHKVFENEIIESISSDFFNIIELENIMDDKIKFKNPVENIVISKATDVEDAVKVIRKKWKLGKNPIYDVIHLLENKGVKIFEVEKPNSFVAFSGWAGEVPIIVLNAINPDVARRRFTTLHELAHLILDFDIDDHKKIERFCDHFAGAMLLFEDVLYDHFNNERNGITLEELKSIKAAYGISILAIIIRALTLKIIDWNTYHSWKEKYDQWRENDDTSFGEYNGVEKPKRFFSLLAKGLNMDNQEGKSLLSPTKAAELSNMTIKDINARFGGKNFMRN from the coding sequence ATGGAACTTGGAAAAAGAATAAAACAGTTAAGGCAAAATGCAGGTCTATCCCAGCAGGAATTTGCCGATTATACGGGGTTTTCAGTTTCATATATCCAAAAATTTGAAGAAGGAAAACGAGAGATGAAAACAAACCATTTAATACGTTTTTCTAAGGTTTTAAAATTAAAGCCTTTCGATATTATAAATACCGAAAGTACCAATTTGGAATATCGCCCAGGCGATAAGTCTGCCTTTTCAATGACCAATATTGAGTATCGTGAAAAACAAGAGTCGCATAAGGTCTTTGAAAATGAAATCATAGAAAGTATTTCAAGTGATTTCTTCAACATTATAGAACTGGAAAATATAATGGACGATAAAATCAAGTTCAAAAATCCAGTAGAGAATATTGTGATAAGCAAAGCCACCGATGTTGAAGATGCAGTTAAAGTAATTCGTAAAAAATGGAAACTTGGAAAAAACCCAATTTACGATGTAATTCATCTATTGGAAAATAAGGGTGTTAAAATCTTTGAGGTTGAAAAACCAAATAGTTTTGTTGCTTTCTCGGGTTGGGCAGGTGAAGTCCCTATCATTGTACTTAACGCAATAAATCCAGATGTAGCTAGAAGGCGCTTTACGACATTACACGAACTAGCTCATTTAATTCTTGATTTTGATATTGATGACCATAAAAAAATCGAACGCTTTTGTGACCATTTTGCAGGTGCGATGCTTCTTTTTGAAGACGTGCTTTATGACCACTTTAATAACGAAAGAAATGGAATTACCCTTGAGGAATTAAAAAGTATCAAAGCTGCATACGGAATATCCATTTTGGCTATCATAATTCGTGCGCTTACCCTCAAAATAATTGATTGGAACACCTATCACTCCTGGAAAGAAAAATATGATCAATGGCGGGAAAATGATGATACTTCATTTGGCGAGTATAATGGTGTTGAAAAGCCAAAACGGTTTTTTAGCCTGTTGGCAAAAGGACTGAATATGGATAATCAAGAAGGCAAGTCACTTTTGTCGCCAACGAAAGCGGCAGAATTGTCGAATATGACTATAAAAGATATTAATGCCAGATTTGGAGGTAAGAATTTTATGAGAAACTAG
- a CDS encoding site-specific integrase has translation MRTDSTLGINFFVRKKRNDPNMYDVYLRITVKKSRAEVSLKRCIKVCNWDKKRGKAFPRNKTMEDLNAYLDTVYGEILNVHRDLHMERKLITAKSIKARYVGEDELNHTILELFEYHNKNMVHALKPGTMKNYYSTEKYLKSYITTKLKTNDVSLGELKHKFILDFENYIRTFKPKKNRKTCSNNGTMKHLERLMKVTKLGVRLEWMDKDPFRNFKLRFDKFDRKYLTQREIDLIEDTTFTSLGKERVKDVFLFSCYTGLTFMDIKLLTRDNVSRGIDSNYWIYTKRIKTDEPLKIPMLPRAVEIMRKYEESPKNDINLLPVYSNQKTNAYLKEIIKACGIHKNISFHTARHTFATTVTLSNGVPIETVSKMLGHTKLSTTQIYARVLENKIGKDMQNLMDKMEQVKSKHAFGD, from the coding sequence ATGCGGACAGACAGTACTTTAGGAATTAATTTCTTTGTCAGGAAAAAGCGCAATGACCCGAACATGTATGATGTCTACCTGCGCATTACGGTAAAAAAATCGCGTGCAGAGGTCAGTTTAAAAAGGTGCATAAAGGTGTGCAATTGGGACAAAAAGCGCGGAAAAGCCTTTCCTAGGAACAAAACCATGGAAGATTTGAACGCCTACCTTGACACCGTATATGGTGAAATCCTCAATGTTCATAGGGACTTGCACATGGAAAGGAAATTGATAACCGCTAAATCTATCAAGGCTAGGTACGTCGGGGAGGATGAATTGAACCATACGATTCTTGAGCTTTTTGAATACCACAATAAAAACATGGTCCATGCCCTCAAGCCGGGTACCATGAAAAATTACTATTCCACCGAGAAATACTTAAAGAGCTACATTACCACAAAACTCAAAACCAACGATGTATCGTTAGGAGAATTGAAGCACAAGTTCATTTTGGACTTTGAGAACTACATCAGGACCTTTAAACCCAAGAAAAATCGAAAGACCTGCTCTAATAACGGTACAATGAAACATCTGGAGCGTTTGATGAAAGTTACTAAACTGGGTGTCCGGTTGGAATGGATGGACAAGGACCCCTTTCGAAACTTCAAGTTACGTTTCGATAAATTTGACAGAAAGTATCTTACCCAAAGGGAAATCGATTTGATTGAGGATACAACTTTTACAAGTTTGGGTAAGGAACGGGTAAAGGATGTATTTCTTTTCAGTTGTTACACCGGGCTAACCTTCATGGATATCAAATTACTGACCAGGGACAATGTAAGTAGGGGGATTGATAGTAATTATTGGATTTACACCAAAAGGATAAAGACCGATGAGCCCTTGAAGATCCCTATGTTGCCCAGAGCTGTGGAAATCATGAGGAAATATGAAGAAAGTCCAAAGAACGATATTAATTTGTTACCTGTTTATAGCAACCAAAAGACCAATGCATATTTAAAGGAAATTATCAAGGCTTGTGGCATACACAAGAATATTTCCTTCCATACGGCCAGACACACTTTTGCCACTACCGTGACCTTGTCCAACGGTGTTCCCATTGAAACCGTATCTAAAATGCTTGGGCATACCAAACTTTCTACCACGCAAATCTATGCCCGGGTTTTAGAAAACAAGATTGGGAAGGACATGCAAAATCTAATGGATAAAATGGAGCAGGTAAAAAGCAAACATGCATTTGGAGATTGA
- a CDS encoding Pycsar system effector family protein: protein MEKERLEYTITRLDHYYDSVNNKTAVYIAINTFITGGTITLLTQIQELLDKEIWLLIFLAGIIAFGVGSLILLALASMPYLSSKSEIESLYYFESIAEKSAQEFFELSKEQDKKEDKKDLRNQVYLLSKGLKAKFKKLKWACDLLIIQFLLLVPLTYILIKVTS from the coding sequence ATGGAAAAGGAAAGATTGGAATATACTATAACCAGATTGGACCACTATTACGATAGTGTCAATAATAAAACGGCAGTTTACATCGCCATCAACACCTTTATTACTGGTGGTACGATTACGTTGCTAACCCAAATCCAAGAACTTTTAGATAAGGAAATTTGGCTATTGATTTTTTTGGCTGGCATAATCGCCTTTGGCGTGGGAAGTCTTATACTCTTGGCATTAGCTAGTATGCCTTATTTATCATCAAAGTCAGAAATAGAATCATTGTACTATTTCGAAAGCATTGCGGAAAAAAGTGCTCAAGAGTTTTTTGAATTATCAAAAGAGCAAGATAAAAAAGAGGACAAAAAAGATTTGAGAAACCAAGTCTATTTGCTTTCAAAAGGCCTGAAAGCAAAATTTAAGAAACTAAAATGGGCTTGTGACCTGTTGATAATACAATTCTTGCTATTGGTACCATTAACCTACATATTAATTAAAGTTACCTCATAA
- a CDS encoding SusC/RagA family TonB-linked outer membrane protein, with amino-acid sequence MKIKWINANRFSLFLIINMLLVLWPSKTLDAAMAPPPQATITGTVTDTDGIPLVGVSIQVEGTQRGTITDLDGSFTIQANTNDTLYFSIIGFEPKFVGIKGRYEVNVQMEEDVTQLGEVVLNAGYYTVSEKERTGNIATIKAETMEKQPVGNPLAAMQGQLSGVNIVQNTGVPGGGFEVEVRGRNFINGVSDPLYIIDGVPFGSQSLGSGSVSGGILGGNISPLNAIDPTTIESIEVLKDADATAIYGSRGANGVVLITTKRGKEGRTTFSANLSTTLGQVSNFLELMNTQQYLEIRREGIVNDGFGDFLNDPNFDLFFPDLKSWDNSRYTDWQKVLIGGTSYRNNAQLSVSGGNERTNFLISGSYLKETTVFPGDSNYKKATVQSKVNHRSENDRFQIDLSTIYSNERNQLPQRDFTGLAYTLEPNAPEIYDEEGRLNWENNTWNNPFAALEENYVSKVNTLIANALVSYELLPNLEVRTSLGYNTYRLDSYRTLPSSARNPSLGLTPENYSSITTNVSQRDSWIVEPQLQWKQKWGRTALDVLVGTTFQQQTTEGFVQRGRGFPNEDLIFNLSAAETLEVLTDTESEYNYNAVFGRVNLNVKDRYILNLTGRRDGSSRFGPGRQFGNFGAVGLAWLFSEESLFGDNSILSFGKLRGSYGTTGSDNIGDYRFLDTYSVTGFDYDGISILEPTGIFNLLFGWESNRKLEAALELGFFNDRILLNTSWYRNRSSDQLVGIPLAATTGFSELTGNFDATVENSGVEVDLRTINLRNGKLKWSTRVNLTVPKNKLLRFDGLESSPFANRYEIGKPLTIVKLYNALGVDPETGLYTFEDYNGDGNISSLEDRQFIEDRAPRFYGGLGNTLTYGKLSLDVFFQFKKQKAFDQLAFGATPGFRGNAPVELLDRWQEEGDLAPIQRASGGLAPDVDRGTFQQLSNTAFSDASFVRLRNISLNYGLGRLDNGMQVNVYLQGQNLWTWTKYRGPDPEQPSNSRLPQLRQITLGLQVDF; translated from the coding sequence ATGAAGATAAAATGGATAAATGCGAACAGATTTTCCCTGTTCCTGATCATTAACATGCTGCTGGTCCTTTGGCCATCAAAAACCTTGGATGCCGCAATGGCCCCACCTCCCCAAGCGACCATTACTGGTACCGTCACCGACACTGACGGAATACCTCTCGTCGGGGTAAGCATCCAAGTGGAGGGCACCCAAAGGGGCACTATCACCGATTTAGATGGATCCTTTACGATTCAAGCCAATACCAACGATACCTTGTACTTTTCAATCATTGGTTTTGAGCCCAAGTTTGTTGGGATTAAGGGGAGGTATGAGGTCAACGTCCAAATGGAGGAGGATGTCACCCAATTGGGGGAAGTCGTGCTCAATGCAGGCTACTACACCGTATCCGAAAAGGAACGTACGGGAAACATAGCCACCATCAAGGCCGAGACCATGGAGAAACAGCCCGTAGGCAATCCTTTGGCTGCAATGCAGGGTCAGCTTTCCGGGGTCAACATCGTCCAAAACACCGGGGTTCCCGGTGGGGGATTCGAGGTCGAGGTACGAGGTAGAAACTTCATTAACGGTGTCAGCGACCCACTCTACATTATCGATGGGGTACCCTTTGGCTCCCAGTCCTTGGGTTCCGGTAGCGTTTCGGGTGGGATTCTGGGCGGCAATATCAGCCCGCTCAATGCCATCGACCCTACGACCATTGAGAGTATAGAGGTATTGAAGGATGCCGATGCCACGGCCATCTACGGTTCTAGGGGTGCCAATGGGGTAGTACTGATCACCACGAAGCGTGGAAAAGAGGGCAGGACAACCTTCAGTGCCAACCTCAGTACCACCTTGGGCCAGGTTTCCAATTTCTTGGAACTGATGAACACCCAACAATATTTGGAAATCCGAAGGGAAGGGATTGTCAATGACGGTTTCGGGGACTTTTTGAACGACCCCAATTTTGATCTGTTCTTTCCCGATCTCAAAAGTTGGGACAATTCCCGCTATACGGATTGGCAAAAGGTGCTCATTGGCGGTACGTCCTATCGCAACAATGCCCAGCTTTCGGTATCAGGGGGCAATGAACGGACCAATTTTTTGATCAGTGGTAGCTACCTAAAGGAAACCACGGTATTCCCCGGGGACAGCAACTATAAAAAGGCGACGGTACAGAGCAAGGTAAACCACCGCTCTGAGAACGATCGTTTCCAGATCGATCTGTCCACCATCTATTCCAATGAACGAAACCAATTGCCACAGCGAGATTTCACCGGGCTTGCCTATACCTTGGAGCCCAATGCCCCCGAAATCTATGACGAGGAAGGACGGTTGAACTGGGAAAACAACACCTGGAACAACCCCTTTGCCGCTCTGGAAGAGAACTATGTCTCCAAGGTAAACACCCTTATCGCCAATGCCTTGGTCTCCTATGAGCTATTGCCCAACTTAGAAGTAAGGACCAGTCTGGGCTACAATACCTATCGCTTGGATTCCTACCGGACCCTGCCCAGCAGTGCACGTAACCCGAGCTTGGGACTGACCCCCGAAAACTATTCCTCCATCACCACCAACGTTTCCCAACGGGACTCCTGGATCGTGGAGCCCCAATTACAGTGGAAACAAAAGTGGGGCAGGACAGCCTTGGATGTATTGGTGGGCACCACCTTCCAACAGCAGACCACCGAGGGTTTTGTGCAACGGGGCAGAGGTTTTCCCAATGAGGATCTGATCTTTAACCTATCCGCTGCCGAGACCTTGGAAGTGCTGACGGATACGGAAAGCGAGTACAACTACAATGCGGTATTCGGTCGGGTGAACCTCAATGTGAAGGACCGTTATATTCTCAATCTGACCGGTCGTAGGGACGGTTCCTCCCGTTTTGGTCCCGGCCGGCAGTTTGGGAACTTTGGGGCCGTGGGCCTGGCCTGGCTCTTTAGTGAAGAATCCCTTTTTGGGGACAATTCGATATTGAGCTTTGGAAAATTAAGGGGCAGTTATGGAACCACGGGCAGTGACAATATCGGTGATTACCGATTCTTGGATACCTATAGCGTTACGGGATTTGACTATGATGGAATTTCCATATTGGAGCCCACGGGCATCTTTAATCTACTTTTTGGATGGGAATCCAACCGTAAGCTAGAAGCAGCTTTGGAGCTGGGTTTTTTCAATGACCGCATATTGCTAAACACCTCATGGTACCGAAATCGCAGTTCCGATCAATTGGTCGGTATCCCCTTGGCGGCCACCACCGGCTTTTCCGAATTGACCGGCAACTTTGATGCCACCGTGGAGAATTCCGGGGTAGAGGTGGACCTTCGTACCATTAATCTTAGAAATGGCAAATTAAAGTGGTCCACGAGGGTTAATCTTACGGTGCCAAAGAACAAACTGTTGCGCTTTGACGGTCTGGAATCCTCTCCCTTTGCCAATCGCTATGAAATCGGCAAGCCACTGACCATTGTCAAGCTCTACAACGCCCTTGGTGTGGACCCAGAGACGGGTCTCTATACCTTTGAGGACTATAATGGGGATGGGAACATCAGTAGTCTGGAGGACCGACAGTTTATCGAGGACAGGGCCCCGCGCTTCTATGGCGGGTTGGGCAATACCCTTACCTATGGCAAACTATCATTGGACGTATTCTTCCAGTTCAAAAAGCAGAAAGCTTTTGACCAATTGGCCTTTGGGGCCACCCCGGGCTTTCGGGGGAACGCCCCGGTCGAACTCTTGGACCGTTGGCAAGAAGAAGGGGATTTGGCGCCCATTCAAAGAGCCTCTGGGGGACTCGCCCCAGATGTGGACCGTGGGACCTTCCAGCAATTGAGCAATACCGCCTTTTCCGATGCCTCCTTTGTCCGATTACGGAACATTTCCTTGAACTATGGGCTGGGCCGGTTGGATAATGGCATGCAGGTAAATGTATACCTACAGGGACAGAACCTATGGACCTGGACCAAGTATCGGGGACCTGACCCTGAACAACCTTCCAATAGTAGATTGCCACAATTGCGACAGATCACCCTTGGACTACAAGTAGACTTTTAA
- a CDS encoding DUF6088 family protein, whose amino-acid sequence MKSIKEKIKDEIKAGNRGKIVLPLDFGIKYGVENTKKSLLRLTNEGFLERLARGIYLYPERDELLGVLYPDIETIAEEIALRDNARIIPTGIQALNLLGLSTQVPLNAVFLTDGSPRTINIGKRKIKFKKASPKNLAAKGRLSGLAIQALKEIGKEKVSQDEIIKIKEQLKKEEPENLYHDMKLAPSWIADIFGDLLQYYYE is encoded by the coding sequence ATGAAGTCGATAAAGGAGAAAATAAAGGACGAAATTAAAGCAGGGAACAGGGGTAAGATAGTGTTGCCATTAGACTTTGGAATAAAGTATGGTGTAGAAAATACCAAGAAGTCTTTATTGCGGCTTACCAATGAGGGTTTTTTGGAACGCCTTGCACGAGGTATTTATTTATATCCTGAACGAGATGAGCTTTTAGGGGTGCTTTATCCCGATATTGAAACTATAGCAGAGGAGATTGCATTGCGTGACAATGCTCGTATTATTCCAACCGGAATCCAAGCCTTAAATCTACTCGGACTCTCAACACAAGTTCCGTTGAATGCCGTTTTTCTAACTGATGGTTCGCCACGTACAATTAACATTGGTAAACGTAAAATAAAGTTTAAAAAAGCCAGCCCAAAAAATCTGGCGGCCAAGGGAAGGCTGAGTGGTCTTGCTATACAGGCATTAAAGGAAATTGGAAAAGAAAAAGTGTCGCAAGACGAAATAATTAAGATTAAGGAACAACTAAAAAAAGAAGAACCAGAAAACCTATACCACGATATGAAACTTGCGCCATCGTGGATAGCCGATATTTTTGGGGATTTACTTCAATACTACTATGAGTGA